One Malus sylvestris chromosome 14, drMalSylv7.2, whole genome shotgun sequence DNA segment encodes these proteins:
- the LOC126599128 gene encoding beta-glucosidase 13-like — MVINQVFYLAQLNGVVAVEVMNSSSAAPTLELNIHRADFPVDFFIGVGTSAAQEDIQLVKELGVNSYRFSISWSRILPKGNISGGVNQLGVDHYNRLINELIRNGIEPFVTIYHFDLPQVLQEKYGGLMNHMFVKDFSDYAELCFKLFGDRVRHWFTINEPNVLAQYGYEIGIAPPGRCSLPQGRCGLGSPPRCMVPVGPCNFGGNSSTEPYIAAHHIILAHATAVKLYKERYQVEQNGEIGIVLATKYFKPYSNSQEDQAAAKRLFDFYLGWFMGPLVFGKYPQSMKELVKERLPTFSAEEKSLVKGNLGFVGLNYYESVHAKYRPPPPAENLSYSFDSWAEEKDMKDVPGVSENHWPQGLQKLMNYVKNEYRSPQIYISENGYGNPRNDRLPLDEQAKDPNRISYIARHLYWLNKAMKNGANVKGYFCWALFDDFEWGIGLSQQVGLYYVDFEDNYKRYPKQSAKWFRDFNHNSAAISRST, encoded by the exons ATGGTGATCAATCAAGTTTTCTACTTAGCACAATTAAATGGCGTTGTTGCAGTTGAGGTGATGAACTCAAGCAGTGCTGCACCCACTCTTGAACTCAACATTCACCGGGCTGATTTTCCTGTTGATTTTTTCATTGGAGTTGGCACTTCAGCTGCTCAG GAGGACATTCAGCTTGTCAAGGAGCTTGGAGTGAACTCCTATAGATTCTCCATTTCCTGGAGTAGAATTTTACCAA AGGGAAACATAAGTGGTGGAGTTAACCAACTTGGTGTAGATCATTACAATCGTCTGATCAACGAATTAATAAGAAATG GCATTGAGCCTTTTGTCACGATCTATCACTTTGACTTGCCCCAAGTTCTGCAAGAGAAGTATGGAGGCTTGATGAATCACATGTTTGT GAAAGACTTCAGCGATTATGCTGAGCTCTGTTTCAAATTGTTTGGTGATAGAGTTAGGCATTGGTTCACCATTAATGAGCCAAATGTTCTTGCACAATATGGCTACGAGATTGGGATTGCCCCACCAGGAAGGTGCTCGCTTCCACAAGGACGTTGTGGGTTGGGATCTCCACCTCGATGTATGGTGCCCGTCGGTCCCTGTAACTTTGGTGGTAACTCGTCCACGGAGCCTTACATTGCTGCCCATCACATCATCCTTGCTCACGCCACTGCTGTGAAGCTATATAAAGAGAGATACCAG GTAGAGCAAAATGGAGAGATCGGAATCGTCCTTGCTACTAAGTATTTTAAGCCATATTCTAATTCACAGGAAGATCAAGCTGCAGCAAAGAGACTGTTTGATTTTTATCTAGGATG GTTTATGGGACCGTTGGTATTTGGAAAATACCCACAAAGCATGAAAGAGCTGGTGAAGGAAAGGCTGCCCACATTTTCCGCCGAAGAGAAATCTCTTGTCAAGGGGAATTTAGGCTTTGTTGGGTTAAACTATTATGAATCAGTTCATGCGAAATATAGGCCTCCTCCTCCTGCAGAGAATCTGAGCTATTCCTTCGATTCATGGGCGGAAGAAAAAG ATATGAAAGATGTTCCTGGTGTG TCCGAGAACCATTGGCCACAAGGGCTGCAGAAGCTCATGAACTATGTGAAGAATGAATATCGTAGCCCACAAATCTACATTTCCGAAAATG GATATGGTAATCCAAGAAATGACAGACTTCCGCTGGATGAACAAGCAAAAGACCCAAATCGAATTTCCTATATTGCTCGGCATTTGTATTGGCTCAATAAGGCAATGAA GAATGGAGCAAATGTCAAAGGATACTTTTGCTGGGCTCTGTTCGATGACTTTGAATGGGGTATAGGGTTGTCTCAACAAGTTGGACTCTATTACGTTGATTTTGAAGACAACTACAAGCGCTACCCCAAGCAATCAGCTAAGTGGTTCCGTGATTTCAACCACAACAGTGCTGCAATTAGTAGATCGACTTAG